The sequence AGTCGAGTTTCTCAGCCGTCGACCCGGTGATTATGCTGAAGTGTATAGTGATCCATCAAAGATTAACCAAGAGCTCAACTGGACTGCCCAATACACGGATCTTCAAGAGAGTTTGCAGGTTGCATGGAGATGGCAACAGAAACACCGAAATGGCTATGGGACGCCATTGGCTATGGATTCTTAAATACATCACAGTTCATTTTATCACAATAATAGAGCGGACATGGCTGTCATGGAGTTGAGTTCTTGGTGCCGACATCCATTTCTTACCTTAGAAGAGTGTAGTTTTATTTTGAGGCAGGTTAAGATTAATCTTTccggggggagggggaggggtatTGGTATTTTATCGTGGGGGTGGATAGTTATTATAGTTGCGGTCCATTTGTTATACTTATGTGAAAATAGAAAAGCTCAATAATAAATCATCCTGCCGGTATAGCCTCTTACTAACCCATTAGTGTTGCGGAAGTATTTCCATTTTCTATATATAGATTTGCCTTTTCTTTGAACTCGAGAATGAATACATTATGTCTGGTACTGTTACTGTTAGCTCCCTTGGTGATGGTGTGAGTTGAAGTTgcattcactctctctctctcactctctctctcatacattTTTGTTTgcctgaccccacaaccacatagaCCGTGTCATACTGGGTTAAATAATAATCATtgaatttccaccaaaaaaacagTGAAGAATGCTAGaaacccccatgtgagtggccctaaCGACGCAAGGAGAGTCAAACTCAGAATCACATGGGCAGCAAGACATATTCAATCATAATTTCGACCTTTGGCATTACTTCATTAATCgtcagggaaaaaaataaacagaGCTCTGAAACTCATAAATTTGAAAATCTAGTTCAGACCCACCAGCAGGAAGTCCCAGCAAACCTGGAAAAACCGCCTTGAGGAACCGTTAACCATCATCAACCCCCAAGTAAGTTCATCAAACGATGGGAACAGAAAACTAGTAACAATCAAgtaaaacaaaaccaaaagaggGATCAGTTTAACTCACTGAGCATTGCTCCGGACTCCACCGAAAGAGACTGTAAAGTATTATAACAAAAGGGCATTCAATAACCTGCAGAAATATCAAAGTCGAGGAATTTTAATCAGAATGTTGAACAGGTCAGACTGATTGAGGATGAGGTTGATAATGTGATGGCAGCTCCATACCCAGAACAGAGCAGGATCAGAAATGAGATCAACAGCATAGATGTTGTGGGCAGACCAAAATGCCACTGCTAAGCCTAATCCACAGACAAGTGTAAGATAAACGCATCCTTAAATGCCACAATGTAATTTCGGCCCTTCTCTTGTTGCTGGCCCTCAGCAATCTCCTGTCGGACGATTCGGACCACACAACCCAGTTAGTTATATTAGGTGGGTCCAGTGATTTTGCCAGCCTAACTCAAGAACATGTTAGAAACTAGAAAGGCTTTTAAATGGTAGAACAAAACATACCTTGAGGTATCAAACAGtctggtttggtctggttttggtATGTTTTTCCAATAAGGTGCCCAACATCAAACTTTCCTTGCTTGACTGTGGATGAGAGATTTCTTCTGAATCCTCTTCCTTACATAGatgtggtttgttaattttaATATCCGCCATATGGTATTTCTGCTAAGCTCTTTACTTTCAAGAAGCATCTTGTACTTTTGTGTAaacttcttgtaattttttttttagtacaaaTATCATGGAGTATCAGGGTTAAACAAACCCCTTATTTGTTTTACTGGAGTTGAAGGTATACATATGCTAGAACACATTGGGCTACCAATAATCTTTACATGTACAAGATCCATGAAAGAAATGATGAAATCGATTCGAGTCTCTCAACACTATTTGACAATCCTCAATCTTTGAAATCAATTTAAAGAAAACATGACAGTCCCCACAACACCGTAGATTTTGCATGATCCGGATAGGAGAACCTTTGACAGTAGTTATCAGTCCAAATGCCAGTGCCAACTTTTCACTATGTTGTAGGAGAGAATACTCTTTCTGTTCTGGTTTAATATAATGAAAAACCAAGTTTACATTTGGAACATATCCTGCTTCCTTCAGTTTGGTATTGAGCTCATCCAATTTTGAGTATATAAAGGGGGTCAGTGGGTGAGACTTATCTTCCATATAGAACACATGGGTCATTCCTTTAACCTCAATCCAGCTTTGAGAAGGTTGCCTTCTTAATTTTTGATctctcatcatcatcaaaacATCGGCCTTTTGGTCCCACATGCCCATTGAAGCATGAATGCTTGACAGAAGAATATATGCAGAAGGATCCTCTGGCTTCATCTGCAAGATCTTCTCCGCTGCAAATTTTACTAACTTTATGTTTCCTTGGACCCTGCAGGACGCAAGCAAAGCTTCCCAAATCATGATGTCAGGATCAGACGGTATAGAGTTAATGAACACCAAGGCATCATCAAGCCTACCAGCTCGACCAAGCAGACTAACAATTGAGGCATAGTGCTCCATTTTAGGCTTCAAATTGTAATCCGTGGTCATGGATTTGAAGTTTTCATATCCCTCGTTGACCAGACCGATGTTGCTGCAAGAAACTAGAACTCCAAGTAAAGTGAAGTCGTCAGGCTGGAAGCCTTCCATTTTCATTATGTGAAACAGTTCAAGAGCTTCTTTCCCGAAGCCATGCTGTGAAAGTGCTGCAATTATAGCATTCCACGAGATTGTGTCTCTCTTACTCATGGAATTAAAGAGCCTCAAAGCAATATCTATTTCCCCACACTTTGCATACATTGTAATAAGAGAATTTCTGACTGAGAGATCATTGCTGAATCCCATCTTGATGATCCTTGAATGGAGCTGATTGGCTACAGAGAGACTTGCAATTGTAGAGCATGCCCTCATTGCACAGGTGATAATGAATACAGGCAAGCTAAGACCTGTGAGAAGCATTTTCTGAAACAAGAAGAGGGCTTCTTCTCCAAAACCAGTCTGTGTGAAAGAAGATAGCAATGCCATCCATGAGATAGCATCTCGAACCTCCATGCCCTGAAAAACAAATTTTGCCTTTTTAACATCCCCCCACCTACCATAAAATGTAATAATTGAATTACCAACTGCTATATCTGAAATTAAACCCTTTCTTATGGCAAATCCATGAACCTCCTTTCCAGGTAACATTTTCTCTAGTCCAGAACAAACACCAACAACCACAGAAACTGcaaatggatcaatcggtaccTTCTCCACCACCATCGTATGGATAACATTGATAGCTTCCACATATAACCTGTTATTCAAGTAAGCAACTAACAATGAAGTCCACGATACGACATCTTTTTTATCAAGCCTTAAAAATATCTTGATTGCCTCGTCAATTCCCTCACACTTACCATACATGTCAACTAGAGAACTTCCCAGCTGAGAATCAACTTCAATCCCAAACTTCACTAAACAGCCATGTACTTGCTTTGCCTGGTTAAGTCTTGTTGGTTCATTGAAGACCTTTACTAGACTGGAAAAGGTAATACCTAGAGGCCATAGCCCATTTCTAATCATGTCTTTGAAGAGGATGAATGCAGCATTCTTGAACTCTGGATGCATATGGTTGGCAAAACCAGTGATCATGGAAGTCCAAGTTACCACATCTTTGTCTTGGGCCTGAGCAAAGACCCTCCATGAGCTATCAATTTGCCCACACTTAGCGTACATGTCAACAAGTGTGCTAGCTATAAATGTGTCAGAATCAAACCCAAATTTACCAGTGGCACAGTGAATTTGCATCCCAGTTTGCAGGTCTTTTGTACGAGTACACCCTTTAAGAATGCTTCCAAAAGTGAAGCAGTTAGGAATGCATCtaccttcttttccttctccattGTTGTGTTCTTGCATCCTTCTAAAGAGGGCCACTGCCTGTGTCAGTTTCCCCATCTGAGCATAACCAGAAATCAAGTTAGTCCATGAGATTACATTTGGTTCAGTCATTTCACCGAACAGTTTCTGGGCATCATCAATTGAGATGCGTTCAGAGTAAGCGTGGATGATATTGTTGCAGAGGAAGATGGATTGGAGAAAACCCATCTTCAGAGAGAGCCCATGAACGGTTCTCACGTCAATAGATTGGCGTTTGAGCAGGAAAGAGAGCTTCTCTTCCGCCAGATTGGATGCTGAATTGTAAACTTTGGGAGCATCAGATGTGACATACAAGTTCCAACCTGGACCAACGGATGGCTGTTTTGCTGCTTTAGTAGCTAAAGTTCAAATGGACGACATGGATCTCGATGAAATGTATGTCAACCGTGTACCTTAGGTGTACTGTATATCTCCACTCGAGAGGATCCAAGTGCTGATGAGCTCAAGTGCTCAACACAACCAGCCCTTCTTCACAGGGGTGGAGTTGACTGTTCATTCTCAACTTTTGAGTTGGAAGTTGAAACTATGCAAGCTAGCTAAGCTTGGGCCAGATGGGGTGGGGCTAGGGCTAATAGGGGTGGGATGAGTGTCCCAAATGGCTTGAAGGCTATCAGATCTTCCACTAGAAAAGAGAATAATAATGACCTTAAATTTGTGTTAAATTTAGTGCTTTGTgtgtgaagaaaaactttctccttcATTTGAACTTAGAATGGATAAATAGGAATCAAACTATATAGGCGTTATTAAATTTGAGAGCAATGGAATTCTTGGTCGGTGCATAAAGTCTTATAAGACTGAGCTTAAATTTTATTCATGGGTATAACCTAAGATCTCCTGTTAACAAGTCAAATTCTAACCCTAATGAAGTTGGTCacatagaaaataaaactaCTGAAAATTCACAAATTGACTAATACTATATATTTAAATCTGGCTTTTGAATTGGATGTGTGTTCAATCTAAACCATATCCTATTTATCCAATACCTTTGCTAAATTGCAATGTTTTGTTAGTTGATGTTTTGAAATGGTTAATGGGCCCTACTATATTTCTTTACATATTGTTTAGGTGTTCCATAAATTCATAATAAAATCTATGTTTTCTTCCACACATACGAAGGATTAAAGATTTCGTATTCGTCCAGACCACAAAACAACAAAGGGGATATTGTTTCTTCGAAGTAACTCTCTAGAACcttgtttggaaaaaaatttgattttggagTGCTTTATTTTTCGCTATTTAGGCTGTGTTCCCCAAACCCCTCCCTTCGTGAATTTGCTATTTTTCCTTAATGCTCATTCATTCTTGGCTATTTCAAGTCCGATTCATGATCCGATGGAGGGAGAAGCCATGGAAATCTGTTATCCTTTGCTTAAATCGATTTCTGAAAGCTATGAGAAGATTATGGTGGAGTTTGATAATAAAGATAAAGGGAATTGCATCTCCTCCACTGTAGATTCGATCCATCTTAAAGGGATATTGTGCATTTATCTTCACTTTA is a genomic window of Macadamia integrifolia cultivar HAES 741 chromosome 13, SCU_Mint_v3, whole genome shotgun sequence containing:
- the LOC122060039 gene encoding pentatricopeptide repeat-containing protein At2g27610-like, translating into MGFLQSIFLCNNIIHAYSERISIDDAQKLFGEMTEPNVISWTNLISGYAQMGKLTQAVALFRRMQEHNNGEGKEGRCIPNCFTFGSILKGCTRTKDLQTGMQIHCATGKFGFDSDTFIASTLVDMYAKCGQIDSSWRVFAQAQDKDVVTWTSMITGFANHMHPEFKNAAFILFKDMIRNGLWPLGITFSSLVKVFNEPTRLNQAKQVHGCLVKFGIEVDSQLGSSLVDMYGKCEGIDEAIKIFLRLDKKDVVSWTSLLVAYLNNRLYVEAINVIHTMVVEKGMEVRDAISWMALLSSFTQTGFGEEALFLFQKMLLTGLSLPVFIITCAMRACSTIASLSVANQLHSRIIKMGFSNDLSVRNSLITMYAKCGEIDIALRLFNSMSKRDTISWNAIIAALSQHGFGKEALELFHIMKMEGFQPDDFTLLGVLVSCSNIGLVNEGYENFKSMTTDYNLKPKMEHYASIVSLLGRAGRLDDALVFINSIPSDPDIMIWEALLASCRVQGNIKLVKFAAEKILQMKPEDPSAYILLSSIHASMGMWDQKADVLMMMRDQKLRRQPSQSWIEVKGMTHVFYMEDKSHPLTPFIYSKLDELNTKLKEAGYVPNVNLVFHYIKPEQKEYSLLQHSEKLALAFGLITTVKGSPIRIMQNLRCCGDCHVFFKLISKIEDCQIVLRDSNRFHHFFHGSCTCKDYW